Proteins from one Neodiprion fabricii isolate iyNeoFabr1 chromosome 5, iyNeoFabr1.1, whole genome shotgun sequence genomic window:
- the LOC124182432 gene encoding uncharacterized protein LOC124182432 isoform X2 → MEVNVLTLLLMIASMGLAKATIGNWEGCGGRLERALDALRRDTTRRTRLEDDEPESGIVYQQVLRSAPLEMVVSQLPQDSRGRGGPWAQVERCVYEPSNNSLQTRLVFSDLTVSGRITLLPLDYRVALPAESCRMTLRLRRAGVDFFTSPIARGRGQMRIRTESSFLEPRFASIYAFGCRPTRSDKQIKRQDKWPPQSTLVNGQLAPNLVKNVAPAGNPTENYEEAEPREISSTTTKDDAVVVEKESRKARALFQTDARPGIWRRSDWITRSSSNRQRREVADITPRDFALALAKKARALLIEDAESLSKDSASEMSAKRQVKADGSQVSIHKNGSDVGHGAATNLQNIEVKANYKRETTEIPIVEEALRPRELLLEEDLADDINIAVADDFEGRAWHVREGVTREMEDVFLKGASQALTSYIERQLHPAIKETLMLSMGYTISYG, encoded by the exons ATGGAGGTCAATGTCTTGACGCTTCTTCTCATGATCGCATCGATGGGGTTGGCCAAAGCTACGATCGGCAATTGGGAGGGATGTGGTGGTCGACTAGAACGAGCCTTGGACGCTCTGAGGAGGGACACGACGAGGAGGACGCGCCTCGAAGACGATGAGCCCGAGTCGGGAATCGTATATCAGCAAGTCTTACGCTCTGCACCACTGGAAATGGTTGTGTCCCAG CTTCCGCAAGACTCGAGAGGTCGTGGAGGTCCTTGGGCACAGGTAGAACGCTGCGTATACGAGCCAAGCAACAATTCCCTGCAGACGCGACTAGTCTTCAGTGATCTGACGGTGTCAGGGCGCATAACTCTCCTTCCTCTTGATTATCGGGTCGCACTACCCGCGGAATCTTGCAGGATGACACTGCGATTGCGACGCGCTGGAGTTGACTTCTTCACGAGCCCGATCGCTCGGGGACGAGGTCAAATGCGTATTCGTACAGAATCCAGTTTCCTTGAGCCCCGCTTTGCTTCCATCTACGCTTTCGGATGTCGACCGACCCGTAGTGATAAACAAATTAAACGACAGGACAAGTGGCCCCCACAGTCTACGCTTGTGAATGGTCAACTGGCCCCAAATCTT GTGAAAAACGTAGCTCCGGCGGGAAATCCAACGGAGAACTATGAGGAGGCGGAACCACGGGAAATTTCTTCAACCACGACGAAGGACGACGCAGTCGTCGTCGAGAAGGAGAGCCGGAAAGCGCGTGCCCTGTTTCAAACGGATGCACGACCCGGTATCTGGCGTAGGAGTGACTGGATAACTCGTTCGTCATCGAATAGACAACGAAGAGAAGTCGCTGACATAACGCCACGAGACTTTGCTTTAGCCCTTGCAAAGAAGGCTCGTGCATTGCTGATAGAAGACGCGGAATCCTTGTCGAAGGATTCAGCGAGCGAAATGAGTGCGAAGAGGCAAGTCAAGGCTGATGGTTCGCAAGTTTCAATTCATAAGAATGGAAGCGATGTGGGTCACGGAGCAGCTACAAACTTACAGAATATCGAAGTTAAGGCAAATTACAAACGCGAGACCACGGAGATACCGATCGTCGAAGAAGCACTGAGACCCAGAGAATTGCTCCTAGAAGAAGACCTCGCGGATGATATTAATATTGCAGTTGCGGACGATTTCGAGGGAAGAGCTTGGCACGTGAGGGAAGGCGTAACCAGAGAAATGGAAGACGTGTTTTTGAAAGGAGCTAGTCAGGCGTTGACGAGTTACATCGAGAGGCAATTACACCCAGCCATTAAAGAAACGCTGATGTTGTCGATGGGTTACACCATCAGTTATGGATAA
- the LOC124182432 gene encoding uncharacterized protein LOC124182432 isoform X1 produces MEVNVLTLLLMIASMGLAKATIGNWEGCGGRLERALDALRRDTTRRTRLEDDEPESGIVYQQVLRSAPLEMVVSQVSVKLPQDSRGRGGPWAQVERCVYEPSNNSLQTRLVFSDLTVSGRITLLPLDYRVALPAESCRMTLRLRRAGVDFFTSPIARGRGQMRIRTESSFLEPRFASIYAFGCRPTRSDKQIKRQDKWPPQSTLVNGQLAPNLVKNVAPAGNPTENYEEAEPREISSTTTKDDAVVVEKESRKARALFQTDARPGIWRRSDWITRSSSNRQRREVADITPRDFALALAKKARALLIEDAESLSKDSASEMSAKRQVKADGSQVSIHKNGSDVGHGAATNLQNIEVKANYKRETTEIPIVEEALRPRELLLEEDLADDINIAVADDFEGRAWHVREGVTREMEDVFLKGASQALTSYIERQLHPAIKETLMLSMGYTISYG; encoded by the exons ATGGAGGTCAATGTCTTGACGCTTCTTCTCATGATCGCATCGATGGGGTTGGCCAAAGCTACGATCGGCAATTGGGAGGGATGTGGTGGTCGACTAGAACGAGCCTTGGACGCTCTGAGGAGGGACACGACGAGGAGGACGCGCCTCGAAGACGATGAGCCCGAGTCGGGAATCGTATATCAGCAAGTCTTACGCTCTGCACCACTGGAAATGGTTGTGTCCCAGGTCAGCGTGAAG CTTCCGCAAGACTCGAGAGGTCGTGGAGGTCCTTGGGCACAGGTAGAACGCTGCGTATACGAGCCAAGCAACAATTCCCTGCAGACGCGACTAGTCTTCAGTGATCTGACGGTGTCAGGGCGCATAACTCTCCTTCCTCTTGATTATCGGGTCGCACTACCCGCGGAATCTTGCAGGATGACACTGCGATTGCGACGCGCTGGAGTTGACTTCTTCACGAGCCCGATCGCTCGGGGACGAGGTCAAATGCGTATTCGTACAGAATCCAGTTTCCTTGAGCCCCGCTTTGCTTCCATCTACGCTTTCGGATGTCGACCGACCCGTAGTGATAAACAAATTAAACGACAGGACAAGTGGCCCCCACAGTCTACGCTTGTGAATGGTCAACTGGCCCCAAATCTT GTGAAAAACGTAGCTCCGGCGGGAAATCCAACGGAGAACTATGAGGAGGCGGAACCACGGGAAATTTCTTCAACCACGACGAAGGACGACGCAGTCGTCGTCGAGAAGGAGAGCCGGAAAGCGCGTGCCCTGTTTCAAACGGATGCACGACCCGGTATCTGGCGTAGGAGTGACTGGATAACTCGTTCGTCATCGAATAGACAACGAAGAGAAGTCGCTGACATAACGCCACGAGACTTTGCTTTAGCCCTTGCAAAGAAGGCTCGTGCATTGCTGATAGAAGACGCGGAATCCTTGTCGAAGGATTCAGCGAGCGAAATGAGTGCGAAGAGGCAAGTCAAGGCTGATGGTTCGCAAGTTTCAATTCATAAGAATGGAAGCGATGTGGGTCACGGAGCAGCTACAAACTTACAGAATATCGAAGTTAAGGCAAATTACAAACGCGAGACCACGGAGATACCGATCGTCGAAGAAGCACTGAGACCCAGAGAATTGCTCCTAGAAGAAGACCTCGCGGATGATATTAATATTGCAGTTGCGGACGATTTCGAGGGAAGAGCTTGGCACGTGAGGGAAGGCGTAACCAGAGAAATGGAAGACGTGTTTTTGAAAGGAGCTAGTCAGGCGTTGACGAGTTACATCGAGAGGCAATTACACCCAGCCATTAAAGAAACGCTGATGTTGTCGATGGGTTACACCATCAGTTATGGATAA
- the LOC124182439 gene encoding mitochondrial thiamine pyrophosphate carrier-like, translating into MHDDISETSQIAKQLPHSNIDHAIAGAVSGFVTRFTCQPLDVIKIRFQLQVEPIADHYISKYRSITQACALIVKEEGVSALWKGHVPAQLLSVVYGTGKFSSYNLISKLANDYTFHDRWHHLLHFLAGAGAGIFATIVSFPFDTVRTRLVAQSSNHRVYQGILHCGIEIVRTETPRTFFRGLWPTLLQIAPHSGLQFACYAFFTDVYNQYTHHSGHNFATSMIAGSAAGLVAKTAVYPLDLARKRLQIQGFEHGRKGFGKFFRCNGLVDCVCVIIKTEGLRGLFKGLWPSQLKAAATTALHFTTYEQALILFNSFR; encoded by the exons ATGCATGATGACATTAGCGAGACGTCGCAAATCGCGAAACAATTACCTCACTCTAACATTGATCACGCAATTGCCGGCGCAGTAAGCGGTTTCGTAACTCGTTTCACGTGCCAACCTCTCGATGTTATCAAGATTAGGTTTCAG cTCCAAGTCGAGCCGATAGCTGATCATTACATAAGCAAATATCGTTCGATAACGCAGGCCTGTGCACTCATTGTAAAGGAAGAAGGAGTCTCTGCGTTATGGAAAGGCCATGTCCCTGCTCAGCTTCTCTCTGTTGTTTATGGAACAGGAAAG TTTTCATCGTACAACCTTATCAGTAAACTGGCAAACGACTACACATTTCATGATCGATGGCATCATCTATTGCATTTTCTGGCTGGTGCTGGTGCTGGCATATTTGCAACCATCGTGTCATTCCCATTTGATACTGTAAGAACAAGATTAGTTGCTCAGTCGTCTAATCATCGTGTATATCAAGGGATATTACATTGCGGCAT agAGATTGTACGTACTGAAACTCCAAGGACATTTTTTCGAGGACTGTGGCCAACTCTGTTGCAAATCGCACCTCATTCAGGGCTACAGTTTGCCTGCTACGCGTTTTTCACAGATGTCTACAACCAGTACACCCATCATTCGGGACACAATTTTGCCACTTCGATGATCGCCGGTAGTGCGGCTGGTCTAGTTGCCAAGACAGCAGTTTATCCGCTTGATCTCGCACGAAAGAGATTACAGATCCAAGGCTTTGAGCACGGGAGAAAAGGCTTTGGAAAATTCTTTCGTTGCAACGGACTCGTTGACTGTGTGTGTGTCATCATCAAGACTGAGGGACTCAGGGGATTATTCAAGGGGCTTTGGCCCAGTCAATTGAAAGCTGCAGCCACGACTGCTCTACATTTTACAACATATGAGCAGGCTCTGATATTGTTTAATTCTTTCCGATAA